In the Euphorbia lathyris chromosome 5, ddEupLath1.1, whole genome shotgun sequence genome, one interval contains:
- the LOC136230149 gene encoding subtilisin-like protease SBT5.3 → MRSPNPIFCFLSFVFLLVVQRPTFASKKSYVVYLGSHSHGPEIFSVHQNLVTESHYDFLGSFLGRDIAQDAIFYSYTRHINGFAAILEDEVAAQIAKHPRVISVFLNKGKKLHTTHSWSFLGLEKESVVSSKSIWEKARYGQDVIIGNLDTGVWPESKSFSDHGYGPIPSKWKGICQNDFDASFRCNRKLIGARYFNKGYEAVVGHLNSSFNTPRDKEGHGSHTLSTAGGNFVAGASVFGLGNGTAKGGSPRARVAAYKVCYPPISGNECFDADIIAAFDAAIMDGVDVLSVSLGGEATQFFNDSVAIGSFHAVKHGIVVICSAGNSGPADSTASNLAPWQITVGASTMDREFSSYVILGNHIKYKGESLSRTSLPKKRKNKFFPIISAADARALNSTVNDALLCKNGTLDPKKAKGKILVCLRGVNARVEKGEEAAIAGAVGMVLVNDIASQNEILADPHLLPASHLNYTNGLSIFSYINSTKSPIAYITPPQTQIGVKPSPFMAAFSSRGPNSITPQILKPDITAPGVSVIAAYTEAQGPTNEDFDTQRVQFNSVSGTSMSCPHVSGIVGLLRTMHPTWSPAAIKSAIMTTATTMDNNKEAIQNASNSKADPFSYGAGHIRPNEAMDPGLVYDLNIYDYLNFLCACGYNQTQILSLSDTPYKCPPNPITLANFNYPSITIPNFNGTITVTRRVKNVGRPSNYRVHVRNPIGLSIIVEPEVLKFDKIGQEKSFKVTLKGTKIHAKNKYVFGDLVWSDSKHQVRSVIVVQW, encoded by the exons ATGAGGTCACCAAATCCTATCTTTTGCTTCTTATCATTTGTCTTTCTCCTCGTTGTTCAGAGACCCACATTTGCCTCCAAAAAG TCATATGTTGTGTACTTGGGTTCACATTCCCATGGCCCTGAAATCTTTTCTGTTCATCAAAATCTGGTTACAGAGTCTCACTATGATTTCCTTGGATCATTCTTGGGAAG AGACATTGCCCAAGATGCAATATTTTACTCCTACACAAGGCATATAAATGGTTTTGCTGCCATTTTAGAAGATGAAGTAGCTGCTCAAATAGCTA AGCATCCAAGAGTGATCTCAGTGTTCTTAAACAAGGGTAAAAAGCTGCACACAACTCATTCATGGAGCTTTCTTGGACTTGAGAAAGAGAGTGTGGTTTCTTCCAAATCAATATGGGAGAAAGCCAGATATGGTCAAGATGTAATTATTGGAAATCTTGATACAG GCGTCTGGCCAGAATCTAAAAGCTTTAGTGACCATGGCTATGGACCGATTCCATCTAAGTGGAAAGGAATATGTCAAAATGACTTTGATGCTTCTTTCCGTTGCAACAG GAAGCTGATCGGAGCAAGGTACTTCAACAAAGGGTATGAAGCGGTGGTTGGTCATCTAAATTCGAGCTTCAATACACCAAGAGACAAAGAAGGACATGGATCTCACACCTTATCAACAGCAGGTGGGAATTTCGTAGCAGGAGCTAGTGTATTTGGTTTAGGCAATGGAACAGCAAAAGGAGGATCACCGAGAGCTCGAGTAGCAGCATACAAGGTCTGCTATCCACCTATTTCTGGAAACGAATGCTTTGATGCAGATATTATAGCTGCATTTGATGCTGCTATTATGGACGGAGTTGACGTGCTCTCTGTCTCACTCGGAGGAGAAGCTACCCAATTTTTCAATGATAGTGTTGCTATTGGGTCTTTTCATGCTGTTAAGCATGGCATTGTAGTCATTTGTTCTGCTGGAAATTCAGGTCCTGCTGATTCTACTGCTTCCAATCTTGCTCCCTGGCAGATCACTGTTGGAGCTAGTACTATGGATAGGGAATTCTCTAGTTATGTCATTCTTGGTAACCACATCAAGTACAAG GGAGAGAGCTTATCAAGAACATCCTTGCCAAAGAAGAGAAAGAATAAGTTTTTCCCAATTATAAGTGCTGCAGATGCTAGAGCACTCAATTCAACTGTAAATGATGC TCTGCTGTGCAAAAATGGAACGCTTGACCCGAAAAAGGCAAAAGGAAAGATATTGGTGTGCCTAAGAGGAGTAAATGCAAGAGTAGAGAAAGGTGAAGAAGCAGCAATAGCAGGTGCAGTAGGAATGGTACTTGTTAATGACATTGCTTCTCAGAATGAAATCCTAGCTgatcctcatcttcttcctgcTTCCCATCTCAATTACACCAATGGCCTTTCTATCTTTTCTTACATCAACTCCACCAA gtcTCCTATTGCATATATAACACCTCCACAAACACAAATAGGGGTCAAACCATCTCCATTCATGGCTGCTTTTTCATCAAGAGGACCAAATTCTATTACCCCTCAAATCCTCAAG CCTGACATCACAGCACCAGGGGTGAGTGTAATTGCTGCATACACAGAAGCACAAGGACCAACAAACGAAGACTTCGACACTCAAAGAGTACAATTTAATTCAGTATCAGGCACTTCAATGTCATGTCCTCATGTTTCTGGCATTGTTGGTCTTCTTCGTACTATGCATCCTACTTGGAGTCCCGCAGCCATCAAATCAGCTATTATGACTACTG CAACAACAATGGATAATAACAAGGAGGCAATTCAGAATGCATCAAACTCAAAAGCAGATCCATTCAGTTATGGAGCAGGACATATTAGACCAAATGAAGCTATGGATCCAGGCCTAGTTTATGACTTAAATATTTATGATTATCTCAACTTTTTATGTGCCTGTGGCTACAACCAAACCCAAATTTTATCCTTGTCAGATACTCCCTACAAATGCCCACCAAATCCTATTACTCTTGCAAACTTCAATTACCCTTCAATCACAATCCCTAACTTCAATGGTACAATTACTGTGACAAGAAGGGTTAAAAATGTTGGCAGGCCTAGTAATTACAGAGTTCATGTCAGAAATCCAATTGGGCTTTCCATTATTGTTGAGCCAGAAGTGTTGAAGTTTGACAAAATTGGACAAGAAAAGAGCTTCAAAGTTACACTGAAAGGGACAAAAATTCATGCCAAAAACAAGTATGTTTTTGGTGATTTGGTTTGGTCAGATAGTAAGCACCAAGTAAGAAGTGTTATTGTGGTACAATGGTGA